The Dethiosulfovibrio peptidovorans DSM 11002 genome has a window encoding:
- a CDS encoding helix-turn-helix domain-containing protein produces the protein MTARRISHKKAILMALQKGDVLDQREATARWDCSRLAARIHELRKAGYLILSVRHTGEDRFSKYFLLDKSPVEVRS, from the coding sequence ATGACGGCCCGAAGGATAAGCCACAAGAAAGCCATTCTCATGGCCCTACAGAAAGGCGACGTGCTGGACCAGAGGGAAGCCACAGCACGGTGGGATTGCTCACGCCTGGCGGCGAGAATCCACGAGTTACGAAAAGCCGGATACTTGATCCTCTCTGTTCGTCATACCGGTGAAGATCGATTCTCGAAATACTTCCTACTCGATAAGTCCCCGGTGGAGGTGAGGTCATGA
- a CDS encoding helix-turn-helix domain-containing protein, with translation MKCFPAYRRYRLNMGIGSDRELSRKAGLAEQRVSLWLHSRPLRGDEAEKLAAFLGCEATDIWDRETGRPIPAA, from the coding sequence ATGAAGTGTTTCCCTGCGTACAGGCGGTACAGGCTCAACATGGGTATCGGATCGGACAGGGAGTTATCCCGTAAGGCGGGGCTAGCGGAACAGCGGGTTTCTCTGTGGTTGCACAGTAGGCCATTGCGAGGGGACGAAGCGGAGAAGCTGGCGGCGTTTTTGGGTTGCGAGGCGACGGACATATGGGACCGGGAGACAGGAAGGCCGATTCCGGCGGCGTGA
- a CDS encoding amidohydrolase family protein, with translation MILNNRRLFIGSLELDGRIDRGYVLANGDRIEAVGWGELTVSGSVPVRVFHPDAVIRQGQFNAHSHPEQSIYVDMVDPAWDLGIWCRNTIYRYSPFLTPRQVRLACRRAFSRMALYGTSTVMVSFYLHNGRGNLYDREVIAAARDVGIRLIFGRMTYDVISKDAYEGKRRSQEGYYETAENGERYLRELMELEGSDVVVAPAVHSMHGSTKDAIVTALRVGYELDRPVQFHLSEDKGDVDISLDNYGCRPVEFLDSLVSSGKVPGLDKMIVSDCCWVDETERGLMADRGISAVVNPRMNDRVGVGFPDLPGLVDSSIPLFLGTDGEASNDDLSLEKERSFLINRYDGVVSRSVIDEIGKGTFAFGDKKIGPFRPGRLCDFRVDDKDGNTVHLFVGASQVVRDGRLVKLDLESDVEVPLREEIEKMRETVEI, from the coding sequence ATGATTTTGAACAATAGGCGACTTTTTATAGGTTCTCTAGAGCTTGACGGACGTATCGATCGTGGCTACGTATTGGCCAATGGAGATAGGATAGAGGCGGTAGGATGGGGAGAGTTGACCGTTTCCGGGTCGGTTCCCGTAAGGGTATTCCATCCCGATGCCGTGATTCGACAGGGCCAGTTCAACGCTCATTCTCATCCGGAACAATCCATATATGTCGATATGGTCGATCCCGCCTGGGATCTGGGTATCTGGTGTCGTAACACCATCTACCGTTACAGTCCCTTTCTCACTCCTAGGCAGGTTCGGCTGGCATGCCGAAGGGCTTTTTCCAGGATGGCCCTTTACGGTACGTCGACGGTCATGGTCTCCTTCTACCTGCATAACGGCAGGGGAAACCTGTACGATAGAGAGGTCATAGCAGCGGCAAGGGACGTCGGGATCAGGCTTATCTTTGGCAGGATGACCTACGATGTGATATCCAAGGATGCCTATGAGGGTAAGAGGAGGTCTCAAGAAGGATATTACGAGACTGCCGAGAACGGAGAGAGGTATCTCAGGGAGCTTATGGAACTTGAGGGATCCGATGTTGTGGTCGCACCGGCGGTTCACAGCATGCACGGTTCCACCAAGGACGCTATCGTGACCGCCCTCCGTGTTGGCTACGAGTTGGATCGTCCCGTCCAGTTTCATCTATCGGAGGACAAGGGAGATGTCGATATATCCCTTGATAATTATGGATGTCGTCCTGTGGAGTTTCTGGATTCTCTGGTGAGTTCAGGCAAGGTCCCTGGGCTGGATAAAATGATTGTGTCCGATTGTTGTTGGGTGGATGAAACGGAGAGGGGCTTGATGGCCGATAGAGGAATTTCCGCAGTCGTGAATCCCAGGATGAACGATAGGGTTGGAGTCGGTTTTCCCGATCTTCCTGGCCTGGTCGATTCCTCTATTCCCCTGTTTCTCGGAACCGACGGAGAGGCTAGCAACGACGATCTGTCGTTGGAGAAAGAGAGATCCTTCCTCATAAATAGGTACGATGGGGTTGTCTCGCGTTCCGTGATCGATGAGATAGGGAAGGGGACATTTGCCTTCGGAGATAAAAAGATAGGACCTTTCAGGCCGGGGCGTCTATGCGATTTCAGGGTGGATGATAAGGACGGAAATACGGTCCATCTTTTCGTAGGAGCATCCCAGGTAGTCCGGGACGGTCGACTGGTAAAGCTCGACTTGGAGTCCGACGTGGAGGTTCCTTTGAGAGAGGAGATAGAGAAGATGAGAGAGACGGTGGAAATTTAG
- a CDS encoding Ppx/GppA phosphatase family protein, protein MGPGEGNDRRAAFIDLGTNSARVLVVSLRNDGVFHVLSDQKESVRLGEGEFKTNRLTSDAMDRAILVLSRFAQLARSLGVSDVMAVATSATRDAENADVFINRVKKEAGLDLKIISGLEEARLIHLGVARGYHLGNDEALFIDIGGGSTELILGGQNDFSFLDSLKAGTIRLYNDFFPSDYVGPVSKELYRDMKRYVRGRGIRSLKHIRSSQFKRVFASSGTARHLQEIAAGLFPDLIDVPVDGPVLSLDALRKVSRVLCPMSADEREKVKGVSSRRKDIIITGAAIMETVMEELSLDRVTVTDRSLRNGMLEDYLVKHGLIEGLSIREESVLRLGRSCGFDERHGRHIAKLALDLFDSSGKLGLHDLGAGARELLYYASLLHDIGMFLSFSDHHHHGAYIVRNAQLLGFTDMELQIMSSLVNYHRGKRPKKSDPMISGLDGWGVAIVRKCGVFLRMAESMDRSHRSIIEGAIFESEGKRVRLSLSLREPEEWELERWAVERDMTDFKKIFGRTFSLLAV, encoded by the coding sequence ATGGGACCGGGAGAGGGAAACGACAGGAGAGCCGCTTTTATAGATCTAGGGACGAACTCCGCCAGGGTTTTGGTCGTCTCTCTGCGTAACGACGGAGTTTTCCACGTGCTGTCGGATCAAAAAGAGTCGGTCCGCCTCGGCGAGGGCGAGTTCAAGACTAATAGGTTGACCTCAGATGCCATGGACAGAGCGATCCTGGTGCTGAGTCGTTTCGCTCAGTTAGCCCGGAGCCTGGGAGTCTCGGACGTTATGGCCGTAGCTACCTCGGCCACGAGGGACGCGGAAAACGCCGATGTCTTTATCAACAGGGTTAAAAAAGAAGCTGGTCTCGATCTGAAGATTATATCGGGACTGGAGGAGGCCAGGCTTATACACCTGGGAGTGGCCAGAGGCTACCATCTAGGTAACGACGAAGCTCTCTTTATAGATATTGGCGGAGGAAGTACCGAGCTTATCCTGGGAGGACAGAACGATTTTTCCTTTCTGGATTCCCTAAAGGCCGGGACTATAAGGCTTTATAACGATTTTTTCCCCTCCGACTATGTTGGCCCTGTCTCGAAAGAACTCTACAGGGACATGAAGCGCTACGTAAGAGGACGAGGAATCCGCTCTTTAAAACACATAAGGTCGTCTCAGTTCAAGAGGGTCTTCGCGTCATCCGGAACGGCCAGACATCTACAGGAAATCGCTGCCGGGCTTTTTCCCGACTTGATAGACGTTCCCGTGGACGGTCCTGTCCTGTCCCTGGATGCGTTGAGAAAGGTCTCTCGAGTTTTATGTCCTATGTCCGCCGACGAAAGGGAAAAGGTAAAGGGCGTGTCCAGCCGAAGAAAGGACATAATAATAACCGGTGCGGCTATCATGGAGACCGTTATGGAGGAGCTCAGCCTCGACAGGGTTACCGTGACCGACAGAAGCCTTAGAAACGGTATGCTTGAGGATTACCTAGTGAAACACGGTCTGATTGAGGGACTTTCCATCAGGGAGGAGAGCGTACTTCGGCTGGGGCGCTCATGTGGGTTCGACGAACGACACGGAAGGCATATCGCCAAACTGGCTCTGGACCTGTTCGACAGTTCCGGGAAATTAGGGCTCCACGATCTAGGGGCAGGTGCGAGAGAGCTTCTTTATTATGCCTCTTTGCTGCACGATATAGGCATGTTCCTTTCCTTCAGCGATCACCATCACCATGGCGCGTATATTGTGAGAAACGCCCAGTTGTTGGGCTTTACCGACATGGAGCTTCAGATTATGTCCTCTTTGGTCAACTATCACAGAGGAAAGAGGCCCAAAAAAAGCGATCCCATGATTTCCGGTCTCGATGGCTGGGGAGTCGCGATAGTAAGAAAATGCGGCGTTTTTTTGAGGATGGCCGAGAGCATGGACAGGAGCCACCGGTCTATCATCGAGGGGGCTATATTCGAGAGCGAGGGTAAGAGGGTTCGTCTATCCTTGAGCCTGAGAGAACCGGAGGAGTGGGAGCTGGAGAGATGGGCCGTCGAGAGGGATATGACGGATTTCAAGAAAATTTTCGGGAGAACTTTTTCCCTTCTAGCGGTATAA
- a CDS encoding CHAD domain-containing protein, which produces MKERERHDSYCGRILLTHMEVLRKSSEKLISGDPDVEWLHKARVATRRIRSVLELMDGLFSELDLKGWRRKFRELGRGLGEARDLDVRMEFLSDEEKCGYDGTVGIARLSLRLRQRREALNPFLLDVVESSLRWNLWAAVSDRLSPLMGKSYLDDGREDDFPREWIDLALDDRTLRVVGHDAFVRSGYNRDLWHRLRKDGKRLRYTMEIYDPAIGGGFKKSISILKEMQDRLGLIHDLDLWIEWLPIFLEDEKERTRVYFGHLRGFRKIESDVKAFRNSLTDRFSSEKVFFMEWWRGLSEDRFWNGLLGDEI; this is translated from the coding sequence GTGAAAGAGCGTGAGAGACACGACTCGTACTGCGGCAGAATCCTGCTGACCCACATGGAGGTTTTGAGGAAAAGCTCGGAAAAGCTTATATCCGGAGATCCCGATGTAGAGTGGCTTCATAAGGCTAGGGTGGCGACCAGAAGGATTCGATCGGTATTGGAGCTAATGGATGGTCTGTTCTCCGAATTGGATCTCAAGGGATGGAGAAGGAAATTCAGGGAGCTCGGCAGAGGTTTGGGAGAGGCCAGAGATCTGGATGTTAGGATGGAATTTCTATCCGACGAGGAAAAATGCGGCTACGATGGAACCGTAGGGATCGCTAGACTTTCTCTCAGACTGAGGCAGAGGAGGGAGGCCTTGAATCCTTTTTTATTGGATGTCGTCGAAAGTTCCCTTCGGTGGAATCTCTGGGCTGCGGTGAGCGATCGCCTAAGCCCTCTGATGGGTAAAAGCTACCTGGACGACGGCAGAGAAGACGATTTCCCCAGGGAGTGGATAGACTTGGCTCTGGATGACAGGACGTTGAGGGTCGTCGGTCACGATGCCTTCGTGCGAAGCGGATACAATCGAGATTTGTGGCATCGCCTGAGAAAAGACGGCAAAAGGCTTCGCTATACCATGGAGATATACGATCCTGCCATAGGGGGAGGCTTCAAAAAGTCCATCTCTATCCTGAAGGAGATGCAGGATAGACTGGGGCTTATCCACGATCTGGACCTCTGGATCGAGTGGCTGCCGATTTTTCTGGAGGATGAAAAGGAGAGGACCAGGGTTTATTTCGGCCATCTCAGGGGATTTCGCAAGATCGAATCGGACGTGAAAGCCTTTCGGAATTCATTGACAGACCGTTTTTCCTCCGAGAAGGTCTTTTTTATGGAATGGTGGCGAGGACTTTCGGAGGATCGGTTTTGGAACGGTTTGTTAGGAGATGAAATCTAA
- the ppk1 gene encoding polyphosphate kinase 1, with product MSDSKNLPDLHNPDLYINRELNWIDFDEKVLVEAMDRDNPLLERVKFLSIFHNNLDEFFMVRVSGLVQQYIEGVKELSVDGLSPADQLMAIRSRLSYLLDRADSCWDNLKAELLEKGIPIKNYAEISEDVKEGLRRYFIKEIFPVITPMAIDPGRPFPKISNLSLNFLVMLQDPGEAIHFARVKVPDSFKPFVAVLTGSEFSVYRKLGLTFRSGGESLWIEELVKAHIDTLFPGYRVLEAHLFRITRNADIEIAEDDAGDLMEAVVEGVERRHFANVVRLEISSDMPKEMRHFLMGRLHLEKWQIFRCKRQMGMSRIMQLAGLDRPDLKDEPFRPRLPYPLSGVEPLLPQIKKRDLVFYHPYDSFSPVLDFIRRAASDPNVLAIKQTLYRTGSNSPIVAALMEARRNGKQVTVVVELKARFDEEQNIVWAKALEDAGVHVVYGLLGFKIHAKLCLVIRREQNRLRRYVHIGTGNYNPGTAKVYADLGFFTSRSAICADVTELFNAMTGFSHQQDYRKILVSPMTTRKGIISRIYREIERQKSDGDGYIAFKMNQLVDPKSIRALYSASIAGVKVDLQVRGICCLRPGLPGISENIRVTSLVGRFLEHARMFYFRNGGDDELFIGSADIMPRNLDRRVEVLTPIEDPNLRRSLVDDLLMRHLEDTANAWELLPDGSYIKVSCSDGGYAFDSQRWMMDHREGWNPVLEDE from the coding sequence ATGTCCGATTCGAAAAATCTGCCCGATTTACACAACCCCGATCTATATATCAACAGAGAGCTTAACTGGATAGATTTTGACGAGAAGGTTCTGGTAGAGGCCATGGACAGAGATAATCCTCTTCTGGAAAGGGTCAAGTTTCTGTCCATCTTCCATAACAACCTGGACGAGTTTTTCATGGTCCGCGTGTCCGGGCTGGTGCAACAATACATAGAGGGGGTCAAGGAACTTTCGGTAGACGGGTTGTCTCCGGCTGATCAGCTGATGGCGATACGTTCCAGGCTGTCTTATCTGTTGGATCGGGCGGATAGCTGTTGGGATAATCTGAAGGCCGAGCTGCTGGAAAAGGGAATTCCGATAAAAAATTACGCCGAGATCTCCGAGGACGTCAAAGAAGGTCTGAGGAGGTATTTTATAAAGGAGATCTTTCCGGTTATAACCCCTATGGCCATAGATCCCGGAAGGCCCTTTCCCAAGATATCCAATCTTAGCCTTAACTTTCTCGTGATGCTTCAGGATCCCGGCGAGGCCATTCACTTCGCTAGGGTAAAGGTCCCTGATAGTTTCAAACCATTCGTCGCAGTTCTCACCGGCAGCGAGTTCTCCGTCTACCGTAAGTTGGGGCTTACTTTCAGGAGCGGTGGAGAGTCTCTCTGGATAGAGGAGCTGGTAAAAGCCCACATAGACACGCTTTTTCCCGGATACCGTGTTTTGGAGGCCCATCTGTTCCGTATCACCAGAAACGCCGATATCGAGATCGCCGAGGACGATGCAGGCGATCTCATGGAGGCCGTGGTGGAAGGGGTCGAACGGCGTCATTTCGCCAACGTCGTGAGGCTTGAGATCTCCTCCGACATGCCAAAGGAGATGCGCCATTTCCTGATGGGACGGCTCCACCTCGAGAAGTGGCAGATATTCCGATGTAAGAGACAGATGGGGATGTCCCGTATAATGCAGTTGGCCGGATTGGACAGGCCTGACTTGAAGGACGAGCCCTTTCGCCCCAGGTTGCCCTATCCTCTATCGGGAGTAGAGCCGTTACTTCCTCAGATAAAGAAAAGGGATTTGGTGTTCTATCACCCCTACGATAGCTTCTCCCCGGTCTTGGATTTCATAAGGCGCGCCGCTTCGGATCCGAACGTACTGGCGATAAAGCAAACTCTGTACAGAACCGGTTCGAACTCCCCCATAGTGGCGGCTCTGATGGAGGCTCGTCGTAACGGCAAACAGGTGACGGTCGTGGTGGAGCTGAAGGCCCGGTTCGACGAGGAGCAGAACATAGTGTGGGCTAAAGCACTCGAGGACGCCGGCGTACACGTCGTCTACGGTCTGTTGGGCTTTAAGATTCATGCCAAGCTATGTCTGGTCATAAGAAGGGAACAGAACAGGCTCCGTCGTTACGTCCATATAGGTACGGGTAACTACAATCCTGGGACCGCCAAGGTATACGCCGATCTGGGTTTTTTTACCTCTCGTTCCGCCATATGTGCCGACGTAACCGAGCTTTTCAACGCCATGACCGGCTTCTCCCACCAGCAGGATTACAGAAAAATTCTGGTCTCCCCTATGACGACTAGAAAAGGAATAATCAGCAGGATATACAGGGAGATAGAGAGACAAAAGAGCGATGGAGACGGGTATATCGCCTTTAAGATGAATCAGCTGGTTGATCCTAAGAGCATCAGGGCCCTGTACAGCGCATCCATCGCAGGGGTCAAGGTGGATCTCCAGGTGAGGGGGATATGCTGTCTTAGACCCGGATTACCCGGTATCAGTGAGAACATCAGGGTTACGTCCCTGGTGGGCCGGTTTCTCGAACACGCTAGGATGTTCTATTTTCGAAACGGAGGGGATGACGAACTTTTTATAGGTAGTGCCGATATAATGCCCAGGAATCTGGACAGAAGGGTCGAGGTTCTGACTCCCATCGAGGATCCGAATCTCCGTCGTTCTCTTGTGGACGATCTCCTGATGAGACATCTGGAGGATACCGCCAATGCCTGGGAGCTCCTGCCCGACGGAAGTTACATCAAGGTCTCATGTTCGGACGGGGGATATGCTTTCGATTCTCAGAGGTGGATGATGGACCATCGAGAGGGTTGGAATCCTGTCTTGGAGGATGAGTGA
- the pap gene encoding polyphosphate:AMP phosphotransferase yields the protein MLDKIDLSRKLNKENFSDMKDDLTKRLGELQRGQRDADIPVMVVFEGWEGSGKGALMNELILPLDPRGFSVYNVTDTIVSDKFYPPMYHFWKMQPPGGRMAIYNRSWYREAMDSWRLNEKDGAALIAEKMEEIRSFERQIVNGETLLIKLFLHINRSEQKKRLKRLKKNDLAQEVRDKEGLNAYKDYDDIMPVMETIIRESDRAYAPWTIVEAHDRRFATAKVLSTVARALEERLDRTNPAPVHVGQTETSDLEEKIDTPTVLSNVDLSLDIPKKEYSKKLSSLQERIREMEYALYRERRPMIVAFEGWDAAGKGGCIKRLTQKMDPRGYQVIPVGAPNDLEKKHHYLWRFWEAFPKAGHVAIFDRTWYGRVLVERIEGFCSPIEWKRAYSEINEMEKQWHDFGAVLVKFWLQIDKEEQLNRFQAREEDEDKQWKITEEDWRNREKWDQYEKAVEEMLWRTSTTYAPWTIVEANSKLHARIKVLQTVLYAGLEALRPMALSKKTEPR from the coding sequence ATGTTGGACAAGATAGATCTTTCCAGAAAACTGAATAAAGAGAATTTCTCAGACATGAAAGACGACCTCACCAAGAGACTGGGAGAGCTCCAGAGAGGACAGAGAGATGCCGATATCCCTGTAATGGTGGTGTTCGAGGGATGGGAGGGATCCGGTAAAGGGGCACTCATGAACGAACTCATATTGCCCCTGGACCCTAGAGGTTTCTCAGTATACAACGTGACGGATACGATCGTCTCCGATAAATTCTACCCTCCTATGTACCACTTTTGGAAGATGCAGCCTCCGGGAGGGAGGATGGCCATCTACAACCGCTCGTGGTACAGAGAGGCTATGGACTCGTGGCGGTTGAACGAAAAGGACGGAGCGGCACTTATAGCAGAGAAAATGGAGGAGATAAGATCCTTCGAACGGCAGATCGTAAACGGCGAAACCCTGCTGATAAAGCTGTTTCTCCACATAAACAGATCCGAACAGAAGAAAAGGCTGAAACGGCTGAAGAAAAACGACCTGGCCCAGGAGGTACGGGACAAAGAGGGGCTCAACGCCTACAAAGACTACGACGACATAATGCCGGTGATGGAGACCATCATAAGGGAAAGCGATCGAGCCTACGCTCCGTGGACGATAGTGGAAGCACACGACAGACGATTCGCTACGGCTAAGGTCCTGTCCACCGTAGCCCGGGCGCTAGAGGAGCGTCTGGACAGGACGAATCCTGCTCCCGTTCACGTAGGACAAACCGAGACCAGCGATCTGGAGGAGAAAATCGACACCCCGACGGTTTTATCCAATGTCGACCTATCTCTGGACATACCGAAAAAAGAATACTCGAAAAAACTCTCGTCCCTTCAAGAGAGGATAAGAGAGATGGAATACGCCCTATATCGGGAAAGACGGCCGATGATAGTGGCGTTCGAGGGTTGGGACGCAGCGGGAAAAGGGGGCTGCATAAAGAGACTCACCCAGAAGATGGACCCCCGAGGTTATCAGGTAATCCCTGTAGGAGCTCCCAACGACCTTGAGAAAAAACACCATTATCTATGGCGGTTTTGGGAGGCTTTTCCCAAAGCTGGTCACGTAGCCATATTCGATAGAACCTGGTATGGGAGGGTACTGGTGGAGAGGATCGAGGGGTTCTGCTCCCCTATCGAGTGGAAGAGAGCTTACAGCGAGATAAACGAGATGGAGAAACAATGGCACGATTTCGGAGCGGTTCTCGTGAAATTCTGGCTTCAGATAGACAAAGAGGAACAGCTGAATCGTTTCCAGGCTAGAGAAGAGGACGAGGACAAGCAGTGGAAGATAACGGAAGAGGACTGGAGAAACAGGGAAAAATGGGACCAATACGAGAAAGCAGTGGAGGAGATGCTCTGGCGCACCAGCACCACCTACGCTCCCTGGACTATCGTCGAGGCCAACTCGAAATTACACGCAAGGATAAAGGTTCTCCAGACCGTTCTCTACGCCGGACTAGAGGCATTGAGACCGATGGCCCTGTCTAAAAAGACAGAACCGAGGTAA
- a CDS encoding ketoacyl-ACP synthase III, with protein MERREAAIAHVSYHLPERKLTNRDLVEEFGTWTEHKIKSKTGIDERPIAGEDETASVLGTAAAERLFQESGTPRESVDMLLLCTETPDYIMPSTACIVHDKLGLRKDCGALDYNLGCSGYVYGLYMASAMVKSGMAEKVLLITGDVLTRYVHPGDKSTRTIFGDGFTATLVSTEPEEAPGTIGRFVLGTDGAGHGNLIIPAGGTVSPCCEETKELYTNRYGNSRTKENLYMNGPEVFAFAVREVPPVIERCLSNNGLSMEEIDLFVFHQATHMMLEKLRETMEIPEERFVVDMEETGNTVSSSIPLALRRAQDSGRLGKGDTVLVCGFGVGYSWGATVIQM; from the coding sequence GTGGAGAGAAGAGAAGCCGCGATAGCTCATGTAAGTTACCATTTGCCGGAAAGAAAACTGACGAACCGGGATCTGGTGGAGGAATTCGGTACCTGGACGGAACACAAGATAAAGAGCAAGACCGGCATAGACGAAAGGCCCATAGCCGGAGAAGACGAGACGGCATCGGTCCTCGGGACCGCCGCGGCGGAGAGGCTTTTCCAGGAATCGGGCACACCTAGGGAATCGGTGGACATGCTCCTTCTCTGCACCGAGACACCGGATTACATAATGCCTTCCACCGCCTGCATCGTCCACGATAAGCTGGGGCTAAGAAAGGACTGCGGCGCCTTGGATTACAATCTGGGATGCTCCGGCTACGTTTACGGACTCTACATGGCCTCGGCCATGGTCAAATCGGGCATGGCCGAAAAGGTGCTCCTTATCACCGGAGACGTCCTTACCAGATACGTCCATCCCGGGGACAAGAGCACCAGGACGATCTTCGGAGACGGCTTTACTGCGACCCTTGTTTCGACCGAACCGGAAGAAGCGCCCGGGACAATAGGCAGATTCGTCCTCGGAACCGACGGAGCAGGTCACGGCAACCTTATAATACCAGCCGGCGGAACGGTCTCTCCCTGTTGCGAAGAGACCAAGGAGCTGTACACGAACCGATACGGGAACTCCAGGACCAAGGAAAACCTGTACATGAACGGACCGGAGGTTTTCGCCTTCGCTGTCAGAGAGGTTCCACCGGTGATAGAGAGATGTCTCTCGAACAACGGGCTCTCCATGGAAGAAATCGACCTGTTCGTCTTCCATCAGGCGACCCACATGATGTTGGAGAAACTGCGGGAGACAATGGAGATACCGGAGGAACGGTTCGTCGTGGACATGGAGGAAACGGGGAACACCGTCAGCTCATCGATACCCCTGGCCTTGAGAAGAGCGCAGGATTCGGGGAGGCTGGGAAAAGGCGATACCGTCCTCGTCTGCGGTTTCGGAGTAGGCTACTCCTGGGGCGCCACGGTTATCCAAATGTAA
- a CDS encoding DUF1846 domain-containing protein, with product MVRYGFDSEKYLRRQTDAILRRMEEFDNKLYIEFGGKLMFDYHAARVLPGFEPNVKMKLLERFRDQLEVVICIYAGDIERKKMRADFGITYDMDVLKIIDDLTERDIAIGAVVITRFDDQPAAIMFRNKLEHRGVKVYVHRSTKGYPTDVDTIVSPEGYGANPYIETERPVVVVTAPGPGSGKLATCLSQLYHEHGRGVRAGYAKFETFPVWNMPLKHPVNVAYEAATADIGDVNLIDHFHLEEYDERTVNYNRDLDAFPLLRHILEKITGERSRYRSPTDMGVNQIFFGIDDDDAVRTAATQEIIRRYFHYSCDYQSGAVEKAAVQKVSILMEELGVKPEDRSVVIPARNAARGAKAKGKGADGVFSGAAMELADGTVVTGKNSHLFHAASSLVINAVKILAGIPDGIDLLSINVIDSLGHLKKDILGDKMLGLDLEETMTALSICAATNPVAAEAVEKLRELENCEVHLSHIPLPGDEVAFRKLGVNLTSDPCFASRCLFDR from the coding sequence ATGGTCAGGTACGGATTCGACTCGGAGAAATATCTCAGGCGGCAGACGGACGCGATCCTACGTCGAATGGAGGAATTTGACAACAAGCTTTATATAGAGTTCGGGGGAAAACTCATGTTTGACTATCACGCCGCCAGGGTTCTGCCCGGTTTTGAACCGAACGTGAAGATGAAGCTCCTTGAGAGATTCAGAGATCAGCTCGAGGTCGTGATATGTATATACGCCGGGGATATCGAGAGAAAGAAGATGAGGGCCGATTTCGGCATCACCTACGACATGGACGTTCTCAAGATAATAGACGACCTGACAGAGAGGGATATTGCGATAGGGGCCGTCGTGATAACCCGTTTCGACGATCAGCCTGCGGCAATCATGTTCAGAAATAAGCTTGAGCACAGAGGGGTCAAGGTCTACGTCCATAGGTCCACAAAAGGATATCCTACCGACGTGGATACCATAGTAAGCCCCGAGGGTTACGGGGCCAACCCCTATATCGAGACGGAGAGACCGGTAGTGGTGGTTACCGCTCCCGGGCCAGGAAGCGGAAAGCTGGCTACCTGTCTTTCACAGCTGTATCACGAGCACGGGAGGGGTGTCAGGGCTGGTTACGCCAAGTTCGAGACCTTCCCCGTCTGGAATATGCCTTTGAAGCACCCTGTCAACGTAGCATACGAGGCCGCTACGGCAGACATTGGAGACGTGAACCTGATCGATCATTTTCATCTGGAGGAATACGACGAGAGGACGGTAAACTACAACAGGGATCTCGACGCCTTCCCCCTGCTCAGGCATATCCTGGAGAAGATAACCGGAGAACGCTCCCGCTATCGCTCTCCTACCGACATGGGGGTCAACCAGATTTTCTTCGGTATAGACGACGACGATGCGGTTCGAACGGCGGCGACCCAGGAGATAATACGCCGATATTTTCATTACTCCTGCGACTACCAGTCCGGGGCCGTGGAGAAGGCGGCGGTGCAGAAGGTATCCATCCTGATGGAGGAACTAGGGGTGAAGCCGGAGGATCGTTCGGTGGTGATCCCCGCCAGGAATGCCGCTCGGGGCGCAAAGGCCAAGGGGAAGGGGGCCGACGGGGTCTTCTCCGGTGCAGCCATGGAACTCGCGGACGGCACGGTCGTGACTGGAAAGAACTCCCATCTGTTTCACGCCGCGTCCAGCCTGGTCATAAACGCTGTGAAGATACTGGCCGGCATTCCCGACGGGATCGACCTTCTCTCCATAAACGTCATAGATTCTCTGGGGCACCTAAAGAAGGATATCTTGGGAGACAAGATGTTAGGGTTGGATCTGGAGGAGACGATGACCGCCCTCAGCATCTGTGCGGCTACCAATCCTGTCGCGGCCGAGGCGGTGGAGAAACTCAGGGAATTGGAGAACTGCGAGGTTCACCTCTCCCATATTCCCTTGCCAGGAGACGAGGTCGCTTTCCGTAAATTGGGGGTGAACCTCACCAGCGATCCCTGTTTTGCCTCTCGTTGTCTTTTCGATAGATAA